In Littorina saxatilis isolate snail1 linkage group LG8, US_GU_Lsax_2.0, whole genome shotgun sequence, a single genomic region encodes these proteins:
- the LOC138974719 gene encoding uncharacterized protein: MFADPADSTFSVAAIAGGAAGGVAVIVLIAVVVWLLLRKWRLQKHKSHVHQAKDDDDFEEHENPLYGTEDETEPIPQSTSKPFTVIQLCTPNNPDNTAQTPSINSNLHQTATDNDQSTEEYAVVETSKSQRVAAPSDASNTSVTESTHATAVSGSATAGQQDQILAKSENVPETGTKRSAAAGVFEVTLFSNTATPGSSGSLVRVGSDPPSTKQDQKNQDINTALYADPNGEDACNSNPYEFTTDSSTENAAESKPKIQPKPAPSGDVYAVVDKPGAQIKQAQSGDVYAVVDKSRNKPQETTSGDVYAVVDKTKTLPASGLLQKGSPGAPVTNCPQYVYENQVLRCDCQVNASAPVSPGPIVQWKGSDPGQRLVSNIVKRNDTGQVFTCTQMWGPLSDREYLETSYTLDVAYGPDAVNITRLDGMQTTNPNHFTLQCTATGVYPAANFLWSGVTCNMSLPFYPTNLTDGSICRFVATAEDDGKVVTCNVSNSPFPAKSKNATYQVHVTLSSPGTTGTATSTEGHDNQATTTLQTNEVVTGGGIPVPYIAGGAGGAVGIIVVVVVVIIACRGKRRRRQRKDADFEMHVNPIYGSGDDLDAPTTTTTIPSTTTTTVSASAKCTTTIISAPISTASTIQKPSAVALCIPAETSDQTLPNDPEAGDEDDTANVGYSTLSFRRQQVLPPTDSNSVGGIYSHVNEAQANMSMTATPGVGMSSLPVDADSYTSIDDAPCDSDTHQDPGDDGYSTVGFTCNQSLPAPSGDEYAVVNHPESIASESADHNAGRADICDNTYSQVKRDSSRGNTARASISADCSNVRDGDQPACDEDYAVVDKSRTRKGTASTADVGYTETVADVSAKVDKNAEENNSISGDNSPPSVDEYVYAQVDKTSTQNRPATSDNVSLTTKKD, from the exons ATGTTTGCAGATCCCGCGGACAGTACTTTTTCCGTAGCCGCCATAGCTGGAGGTGCAGCTGGTGGTGTTGCTGTCATCGTCCTGATCGCTGTTGTCGTGTGGCTTTTATTACGCAAGTGGAGGctacagaaacacaaatctcacgTCCACCAAGCCAAGGATGACGACG ATTTTGAAGAACACGAAAACCCTCTCTATGGAACTGAGGACGAAACAGAACCAATACCACAGTCTACTTCCAAACCCTTCACTGTTATACAGTTATGTACCCCTAACAATCCAGATAACACTGCACAGACACCTTCCATAAACAGCAACCTGCACCAGACCGCAACCGACAATGACCAAAGCACTGAAGAATACGCTGTGGTAGAGACCTCGAAGTCGCAAAGGGTAGCAGCTCCTTCTGACGCCAGCAACACCTCAGTGACTGAATCAACTCATGCTACAGCTGTCTCTGGCTCCGCTACTGCAGGACAGCAAGACCAAATCCTGGCTAAGTCAGAAAATGTTCCTGAAACAGGAACCAAGCGGTCTGCTGCTGCAGGGGTGTTTGAGGTCACTCTCTTCTCCAACACAGCGACTCCAGGTTCCAGTGGTTCTCTTGTCAGAGTTGGCTCAGACCCACCCTCGACTAAGCAAGACCAAAAGAACCAGGATATAAACACTGCCCTCTACGCCGACCCAAACGGAGAAGATGCGTGCAATTCGAATCCTTACGAGTTTACAACAGACAGTTCTACAGAAAATGCAGCAGAGAGCAAACCAAAGATACAGCCAAAGCCAGCCCCCAGCGGAGATGTTTACGCAGTGGTAGACAAACCGGGAGCCCAGATCAAGCAAGCTCAAAGTGGGGATGTCTACGCAGTGGTAGACAAATCGCGAAACAAGCCCCAGGAAACAACGAGTGGAGATGTATATGCAGTTGTGGACAAGACCAAAACGCTTCCGGCTTCAGGCCTTTTGCAAAAAG GGTCCCCAGGAGCGCCAGTCACAAACTGCCCACAGTATGTCTACGAGAACCAGGTTCTCCGCTGTGACTGTCAGGTCAACGCTTCAGCACCGGTCAGTCCTGGTCCTATTGTTCAGTGGAAGGGGTCCGATCCTGGTCAACGGCTGGTCAGCAATATCGTAAAGCGCAATGACACGGGTCAGGTGTTCACGTGTACACAGATGTGGGGCCCTCTTTCTGATCGTGAATACCTTGAGACAAGCTACACCTTGGACGTGGCGT ACGGACCAGATGCAGTGAATATTACACGTCTGGATGGAATGCAGACGACAAACCCAAACCACTTCACCCTACAGTGCACAGCAACCGGCGTGTATCCCGCAGCCAACTTTTTGTGGAGCGGCGTAACGTGCAACATGTCTCTCCCTTTTTATCCCACGAACCTAACTGATGGTAGCATCTGTCGCTTTGTGGCCACAGCAGAGGATGACGGGAAGGTAGTCACGTGCAATGTCTCCAATTCTCCATTTCCGGCCAAATCCAAGAACGCCACCTACCAAGTACATGTAACCT TATCATCGCCTGGAACGACCGGTACAGCTACGTCTACGGAGGGTCATG ACAACCAAGCAACAACAACTTTACAGACCAACGAAG TAGTAACGGGAGGCGGTATTCCGGTCCCCTACATTGCTGGTGGTGCTGGTGGAGCTGTTGGTattatcgtcgtcgttgtcgtcgtcatcatcgcgTGTCGCGGGAAGAGACGCAGAAGACAGAGAAAAGACGCTG ACTTTGAGATGCATGTCAACCCAATCTACGGCAGTGGAGATGATCTTGACGCACCCACAACCACTACAACAATTCcatcaacaaccacaaccacagtTTCTGCATCTGCAAAATGTACAACCACAATCATATCCGCACCCATCTCCACGGCTTCAACTATCCAAAAACCTTCCGCTGTAGCTTTGTGTATTCCAGCAGAAACCTCAGACCAGACACTCCCCAACGATCCTGAAGCTGGTGATGAAGACGACACTGCCAACGTTGGATACTCCACACTTTCATTCAGGAGACAGCAAGTTTTGCCGCCTACAGACAGTAACAGCGTTGGTGGAATTTACTCACATGTAAACGAGGCACAGGCAAATATGTCGATGACTGCAACTCCTGGCGTCGGAATGTCCAGCTTGCCTGTAGATGCTGACTCATATACGTCCATTGACGACGCTCCATGCGATTCTGACACTCACCAGGATCCTGGAGACGATGGATATTCTACAGTTGGCTTCACCTGCAATCAGTCATTGCCTGCTCCGTCAGGAGACGAGTATGCCGTTGTCAATCATCCTGAATCGATTGCTTCAGAGTCTGCTGATCACAACGCTGGAAGAGCAGATATTTGTGACAATACTTACTCCCAAGTGAAGAGAGATTCTTCTCGTGGAAATACAGCTCGCGCCTCTATTTCTGCCGACTGCTCAAACGTCAGAGACGGAGATCAGCCTGCATGTGACGAGGACTATGCAGTGGTCGACAAAAGCAGAACACGGAAGGGAACAGCTTCAACAGCAGACGTTGGTTACACAGAAACAGTCGCTGATGTCTCTGCAAAGGTCGATAAAAACGCCGAAGAAAACAATTCAATTTCTGGAGATAACAGCCCGCCTTCTGTAGACGAGTACGTGTACGCTCAAGTTGACAAGACCTCCACCCAGAACAGACCTGCCACATCAGACAACGTAAGCCTAACAACAAAGAAAGACTAG
- the LOC138973795 gene encoding uncharacterized protein: protein MASTSSSCNKPERLPPVTEDTATSRAGQAVEHTDTPPSPRVDVFAVLGIPRPKRPSDKSDEAEGIEEAVDDDSDDCSDTDDETEVYQEGEYLVMEEDDELKELQIQMLSENAGLSRASLVPIFTSCSEAYKQWLVENNTSAPKEELDKRNQQLQLYRKVLELYGSDEEWNNCTHAQRVERNQEAHDTSLQAKELGPPPDEVAKTMIVAAQKKQSDTILDQHFEK from the exons ATGGCCAGCACATCTTCATCATGCAACAAACCCGAACGCCTCCCACCCGTCACAGAAGACACAGCAACCAGTAGGGCTGGTCAAGCGGTTGAACACACAGATACCCCTCCCTCACCCCGGGTGGATGTATTCGCGGTGCTGGGAATACCCAGACCCAAGCGACCCAGTGACAAATCGGATGAGGCGGAAGGAATAGAGGAGGCTGTTG ATGACGATTCTGATGACTGCAGCGACACTGATGACGAGACAGAGGTTTACCAAGAAGGGGAATATCTTGTGATGG AAGAGGACGATGAACTAAAGGAACTGCAAATCCAGATGCTGTCAGAAAATGCCGGCCTGTCACGTGCCAGTCTTGTTCCTATTTTCACATCGTGCAGTGAGGCT TACAAACAATGGCTCGTCGAAAACAATACGTCAGCGCCGAAAGaagaacttgacaagagaaACCAGCAACTTCAGCTGTACCGGAAGGTACTAGAGCTTTACGGAAGTGACGAGGAATGGAATAATTGTACGCATGCGCAACGAGTTGAAAGGAACCAGGAAGCTCACGATACGTCATTGCAGGCCAAAGAGCTGGGACCACCGCCTGACGAAGTGGCGAAGACAatg ATCGTAGCAGCGCAGAAAAAACAGTCGGACACCATCTTGGATCAGCATTTTGAGAAATGA